A section of the Streptomyces sp. SCL15-4 genome encodes:
- the gltB gene encoding glutamate synthase large subunit, with translation MYDPRNEHDACGVGFVATLTGEASHTLVEQALTVLRNLEHRGATGSEPDSGDGAGILSQVPDAFLREVAGFDLPAAGSYAVGIAFLPEEGAEDAVSHIETIAAEEGLTVLGWRAVPVAPELLGATARSTMPVFRQVFVTDGASEGIALDRKAFGLRKRAEREAGVYFPSLSARTIVYKGMLTTGQLEPFFPDLSDRRFASAIALVHSRFSTNTFPSWPLAHPYRFVAHNGEINTVKGNRNWMVARESQLVSDLFGPQDKLDRLFPVCTPDASDSASFDEVLELLHLGGRSLPHSVLMMIPEAWENHVSMDPARRAFYQYHSTMMEPWDGPACVTFTDGTQVGAVLDRNGLRPGRYWVTEDGLVVLGSEVGVLDIDPAKVVRKGRLQPGRMFLVDTAEHRIIEDDEIKASLAAEKPYAEWVEAGEIELSDLPEREHIVHTHASVTRRQQTFGYTEEELRVILAPMARTAAEPIGSMGTDSPIAALSERPRLLFDYFTQLFAQVTNPPLDAIREELVTSLRSSLGPQGNLLEPTAASCRSVVLPFPVIDNDELAKLIHINADGDMPGFKAGTLSGLYRVSGGGDALAARIEEICAEADAAIENGARLIVLSDRHSDAEHAPIPSLLLTAAVHHHLIRTKQRTHVGLLVEAGDVREVHHVALLIGYGAAAVNPYLAMESVEDLLRAGTFLNGLEPEQAIKNLIYALGKGVLKVMSKMGISTVASYRGAQVFEAVGLDEGFVTKYFNGTATKIGGVGIDVIAREVAARHAKAYPASGIAPAHRALDIGGEYQWRREGEPHLFDPDTVFRLQHSTRTGRYDIFKKYTSRVNEQSERLMTLRGLFGFKSGRAPIPVDEVEPVSEIVKRFSTGAMSYGSISKEAHETLAIAMNQLGGKSNTGEGGEDAERLYDPARRSAIKQVASGRFGVTSEYLVNADDIQIKMAQGAKPGEGGQLPGHKVYPWVARTRHSTPGVGLISPPPHHDIYSIEDLAQLIHDLKNANPRARVHVKLVSEVGVGTVAAGVSKAHADVVLISGHDGGTGASPLTSLKHAGGPWELGLAETQQTLLLNGLRDRIVVQTDGQLKTGRDVVIAALLGAEEFGFATAPLVVSGCVMMRVCHLDTCPVGIATQNPVLRDRFAGKAEYVVNFFKFIAEEVRELLAELGFRSIEEAVGHAEVLDVERAVGHWKAQGLDLEPLFHVPDLPEGAVRHQIAAQDHGLEKALDNELIKLAADALAADDATEAQPVRAQVAIRNINRTVGTMLGHEVTKKFGGAGLPDDTIDITFTGSAGQSFGAFLPRGVTLRLEGDANDYVGKGLSGGRIVVRPDRAADHLAEYSTIAGNTIAYGATAGELFLRGRTGERFCVRNSGALVVSEGVGDHGCEYMTGGHAVVLGPTGRNFAAGMSGGIAYVVDLDRDNVNAGNAGAIEALDETDKQWLHDVVRRHAEETGSTVAAKLLADWETAAERFSKIIPSTYKAVLAAKDAAERAGLSETEITEKMMEAAING, from the coding sequence ATGTACGACCCCCGCAACGAACACGACGCCTGCGGCGTCGGTTTCGTCGCCACCCTCACCGGCGAGGCCTCCCACACCCTGGTCGAGCAGGCACTCACCGTCCTGCGCAACCTGGAGCACCGCGGCGCCACCGGCTCCGAGCCGGACTCCGGCGACGGCGCGGGCATCCTCTCCCAGGTGCCGGACGCCTTCCTCCGTGAGGTGGCCGGATTCGACCTTCCCGCGGCCGGTTCCTATGCGGTAGGCATCGCCTTCCTGCCGGAGGAGGGCGCCGAGGACGCCGTCTCGCATATCGAGACGATCGCCGCCGAGGAGGGCCTGACCGTCCTCGGCTGGCGCGCGGTCCCGGTCGCCCCGGAGCTGCTGGGCGCCACCGCCCGCTCCACCATGCCGGTGTTCCGGCAGGTGTTCGTCACCGACGGCGCCAGCGAGGGCATCGCCCTGGACCGCAAGGCGTTCGGCCTGCGCAAGCGCGCCGAGCGCGAGGCCGGGGTCTACTTCCCCTCGCTGTCCGCGCGGACCATCGTCTACAAGGGCATGCTGACCACCGGCCAGCTCGAACCCTTCTTCCCGGACCTGTCCGACCGCCGCTTCGCCTCCGCGATCGCGCTCGTGCACTCCCGGTTCTCCACGAACACCTTCCCGTCGTGGCCGCTGGCACACCCGTACCGGTTCGTCGCGCACAACGGTGAGATCAACACCGTCAAGGGCAACCGCAACTGGATGGTGGCCCGCGAGTCCCAGCTGGTCTCCGACCTGTTCGGCCCGCAGGACAAGCTGGACCGCCTCTTCCCGGTCTGCACCCCGGACGCCTCCGACTCCGCCTCCTTCGACGAGGTCCTGGAGCTGCTGCACCTCGGCGGCCGTTCGCTGCCGCACTCGGTGCTGATGATGATCCCGGAGGCGTGGGAGAACCACGTCTCCATGGACCCGGCCCGGCGCGCGTTCTACCAGTACCACTCCACGATGATGGAGCCCTGGGACGGCCCCGCCTGCGTCACCTTCACCGACGGCACCCAGGTCGGCGCCGTGCTCGACCGCAACGGCCTGCGCCCCGGCCGCTACTGGGTCACCGAGGACGGCCTCGTCGTCCTCGGCTCCGAGGTCGGCGTCCTCGACATCGACCCGGCCAAGGTCGTCCGCAAGGGCCGCCTCCAGCCCGGCCGGATGTTCCTCGTCGACACCGCCGAGCACCGCATCATCGAGGACGACGAGATCAAGGCGTCCCTCGCGGCCGAGAAGCCCTACGCCGAGTGGGTGGAGGCCGGCGAGATCGAGCTGAGCGACCTGCCCGAGCGCGAGCACATCGTCCACACCCACGCCTCGGTCACCCGCCGCCAGCAGACCTTCGGCTACACCGAGGAAGAGCTGCGCGTCATCCTCGCCCCGATGGCCCGCACCGCCGCCGAGCCGATCGGCTCCATGGGCACGGACTCGCCGATCGCGGCCCTGTCCGAGCGCCCGCGGCTGCTCTTCGACTACTTCACCCAGCTGTTCGCGCAGGTCACCAACCCGCCGCTGGACGCGATCCGCGAGGAGCTGGTCACCTCCCTGCGCAGCTCGCTCGGCCCGCAGGGCAACCTGCTGGAGCCGACCGCCGCCTCCTGCCGGTCCGTCGTCCTGCCCTTCCCGGTGATCGACAACGACGAGCTGGCCAAGCTCATCCACATCAACGCCGACGGCGACATGCCCGGCTTCAAGGCCGGCACGCTCTCCGGCCTGTACCGGGTCTCCGGCGGCGGCGACGCCCTCGCCGCCCGCATCGAGGAGATCTGCGCCGAGGCCGACGCCGCCATCGAGAACGGCGCCCGGCTGATCGTCCTGTCCGACCGCCACTCCGACGCCGAGCACGCGCCGATCCCGTCGCTGCTGCTCACCGCGGCCGTCCACCACCACCTCATCCGCACCAAGCAGCGCACCCACGTGGGCCTGCTGGTCGAGGCCGGCGACGTCCGCGAGGTCCACCACGTCGCCCTGCTCATCGGCTACGGCGCCGCCGCCGTCAACCCGTACCTGGCGATGGAGTCGGTGGAGGACCTGCTGCGCGCGGGCACGTTCCTCAACGGCCTCGAGCCCGAGCAGGCCATCAAGAACCTGATCTACGCCCTCGGCAAGGGCGTGCTGAAGGTCATGTCCAAGATGGGCATCTCCACCGTCGCCTCCTACCGCGGCGCCCAGGTCTTCGAGGCCGTCGGCCTGGACGAGGGCTTCGTGACGAAGTACTTCAACGGCACCGCCACCAAGATCGGCGGCGTCGGCATCGACGTCATCGCCCGGGAGGTCGCCGCCCGCCACGCCAAGGCCTACCCGGCCTCCGGCATCGCCCCGGCGCACCGCGCGCTGGACATCGGCGGCGAGTACCAGTGGCGCCGCGAGGGCGAACCGCACCTGTTCGACCCGGACACGGTCTTCCGCCTCCAGCACTCCACGCGGACCGGCCGCTACGACATCTTCAAGAAGTACACCTCCCGGGTGAACGAGCAGTCCGAGCGCCTGATGACGCTGCGCGGCCTGTTCGGCTTCAAGTCCGGCCGCGCGCCGATCCCGGTCGACGAGGTCGAGCCGGTGAGCGAGATCGTCAAGCGGTTCTCCACCGGCGCCATGTCGTACGGCTCCATCTCCAAGGAGGCGCACGAGACCCTCGCCATCGCCATGAACCAGCTGGGCGGCAAGTCCAACACCGGTGAGGGCGGCGAGGACGCGGAGCGCCTGTACGACCCCGCGCGGCGCAGTGCCATCAAGCAGGTCGCCTCCGGCCGCTTCGGCGTGACCTCCGAGTACCTGGTCAACGCGGACGACATCCAGATCAAGATGGCCCAGGGCGCCAAGCCCGGCGAAGGCGGCCAGCTGCCCGGCCACAAGGTCTACCCGTGGGTCGCCAGGACCCGGCACTCGACGCCGGGCGTCGGCCTGATCTCCCCGCCGCCGCACCACGACATCTACTCCATCGAGGACCTGGCCCAGCTGATCCACGACCTGAAGAACGCGAACCCGCGGGCGCGGGTCCACGTGAAGCTGGTCTCCGAGGTCGGCGTCGGCACGGTCGCGGCCGGTGTGTCCAAGGCGCACGCGGACGTGGTGCTGATCTCCGGCCACGACGGCGGCACCGGCGCCTCCCCGCTGACCTCCCTCAAGCACGCGGGCGGTCCCTGGGAGCTGGGTCTGGCCGAGACGCAGCAGACGCTGCTGCTGAACGGGCTGCGCGACCGGATCGTCGTCCAGACCGACGGCCAGCTGAAGACCGGCCGGGACGTGGTCATCGCCGCCCTGCTCGGCGCCGAGGAGTTCGGGTTCGCGACCGCCCCGCTCGTCGTCTCCGGCTGCGTGATGATGCGCGTGTGCCACCTGGACACCTGTCCGGTCGGCATCGCCACCCAGAACCCGGTGCTGCGCGACCGCTTCGCCGGCAAGGCCGAGTACGTGGTGAACTTCTTCAAGTTCATCGCCGAGGAGGTCCGCGAACTGCTGGCCGAGCTGGGCTTCCGCTCCATCGAGGAGGCCGTCGGCCACGCCGAGGTGCTGGACGTCGAGCGCGCGGTCGGCCACTGGAAGGCGCAGGGCCTGGACCTGGAGCCGCTGTTCCACGTGCCGGACCTGCCCGAGGGCGCCGTTCGCCACCAGATCGCCGCCCAGGACCACGGCCTGGAGAAGGCCCTGGACAACGAGCTGATCAAGCTCGCCGCCGACGCCCTGGCCGCGGACGACGCGACCGAGGCCCAGCCGGTGCGCGCGCAGGTCGCCATCCGCAACATCAACCGCACGGTCGGCACCATGCTCGGCCACGAGGTGACGAAGAAGTTCGGCGGGGCGGGCCTGCCCGACGACACCATCGACATCACCTTCACCGGCTCCGCCGGCCAGTCCTTCGGCGCGTTCCTGCCGCGCGGCGTCACGCTGCGCCTGGAGGGCGACGCCAACGACTACGTCGGCAAGGGCCTGTCCGGCGGCCGGATCGTCGTCCGCCCGGACCGGGCCGCCGACCACCTCGCCGAGTACTCGACCATCGCGGGCAACACCATCGCCTACGGCGCCACCGCCGGCGAGCTGTTCCTGCGCGGCCGCACCGGTGAGCGGTTCTGCGTCCGCAACTCCGGCGCGCTGGTCGTCTCCGAGGGCGTGGGCGACCACGGCTGCGAGTACATGACCGGCGGTCACGCGGTCGTCCTCGGCCCGACCGGCCGCAACTTCGCGGCCGGTATGTCCGGCGGCATCGCCTACGTCGTCGACCTCGACCGCGACAACGTCAACGCCGGCAACGCCGGTGCGATCGAGGCGCTGGACGAGACGGACAAGCAGTGGCTGCACGACGTGGTGCGCCGCCACGCCGAGGAGACCGGCTCGACCGTCGCCGCGAAGCTGCTGGCCGACTGGGAGACGGCCGCGGAGCGCTTCAGCAAGATCATCCCCAGCACGTACAAGGCAGTGCTCGCCGCCAAGGACGCCGCCGAGCGAGCCGGTCTCTCCGAGACCGAGATCACCGAGAAGATGATGGAGGCGGCGATCAATGGCTGA
- a CDS encoding glutamate synthase subunit beta, whose product MADPKGFLNHGREVAPTRPVAERVKDWNEVYVPGSLLPIISKQASRCMDCGIPFCHNGCPLGNLIPEWNDYAYREDWAAASERLHATNNFPEFTGRLCPAPCESACVLGINQPPVTIKNVEVSIIDKAWETGDVAPQIPERLSGKTVAVIGSGPAGLAAAQQLTRAGHTVAVYERADRVGGLLRYGIPEFKMEKRHINRRIEQMRAEGTRFRTGVEIGRDIKATDLKKRYDAIVIAAGATTARDLPVPGRELKGVYQAMDYLPLANKVQEGDYVVAPISAEGKHVVVIGGGDTGADCVGTAHRQGAASVTQLEIMPRPGDERHPVNQPWPTFPMLYKVTSAHEEGGERVYSVSTTHFEGDEDGNVQWLHLTEVEFIDGKLTPKPGTERKIPAQLVTLAMGFTGTDRENGLVEQFGLDLDARGNIARDADFQTNVPGVFVAGDAGRGQSLIVWAIAEGRSAARGVDRYLTGASELPAPIRPTDRALAV is encoded by the coding sequence ATGGCTGACCCGAAGGGCTTCCTGAACCACGGCCGTGAGGTCGCCCCGACCCGCCCCGTCGCCGAGCGGGTCAAGGACTGGAACGAGGTCTACGTCCCCGGCTCCCTGCTGCCGATCATCAGCAAGCAGGCCAGCCGCTGCATGGACTGCGGCATCCCGTTCTGCCACAACGGCTGTCCGCTGGGGAACCTGATCCCCGAGTGGAACGACTACGCCTACCGCGAGGACTGGGCCGCCGCCTCCGAGCGGCTGCACGCGACCAACAACTTCCCGGAGTTCACCGGCCGCCTCTGCCCGGCCCCGTGCGAGTCGGCGTGCGTGCTGGGCATCAACCAGCCGCCGGTCACCATCAAGAACGTCGAGGTCTCGATCATCGACAAGGCGTGGGAGACCGGTGACGTCGCGCCGCAGATCCCCGAGCGCCTGTCCGGCAAGACGGTCGCGGTCATCGGCTCGGGCCCGGCGGGACTCGCCGCCGCCCAGCAGCTGACCCGGGCCGGCCACACGGTCGCCGTCTACGAGCGCGCCGACCGCGTCGGCGGCCTGCTGCGGTACGGCATCCCCGAGTTCAAGATGGAGAAGCGGCACATCAACCGCCGTATCGAGCAGATGCGCGCGGAGGGCACCCGGTTCCGTACCGGTGTGGAGATCGGCCGCGACATCAAGGCGACCGACCTGAAGAAGCGGTACGACGCGATCGTGATCGCCGCCGGCGCCACGACCGCCCGCGACCTGCCCGTTCCCGGCCGGGAGCTGAAGGGCGTCTACCAGGCCATGGATTACCTGCCCCTGGCCAACAAGGTGCAGGAGGGCGACTACGTGGTGGCGCCCATCTCGGCCGAGGGCAAGCACGTCGTCGTCATCGGCGGCGGCGACACCGGCGCGGACTGCGTCGGCACCGCCCACCGGCAGGGCGCGGCCTCCGTCACCCAGCTGGAGATCATGCCGCGTCCGGGCGACGAGCGGCACCCGGTCAACCAGCCCTGGCCGACCTTCCCGATGCTCTACAAGGTCACCTCGGCCCACGAGGAGGGCGGCGAGCGGGTCTACTCCGTCTCCACCACCCACTTCGAGGGCGACGAGGACGGCAACGTCCAGTGGCTGCACCTCACCGAGGTGGAGTTCATCGACGGCAAGCTGACGCCGAAGCCCGGCACCGAGCGGAAGATCCCGGCCCAGCTGGTCACCCTCGCCATGGGCTTCACCGGCACCGACCGGGAGAACGGCCTGGTCGAGCAGTTTGGTCTGGACCTCGACGCACGGGGTAACATCGCCCGCGACGCCGACTTCCAGACCAACGTGCCGGGTGTGTTCGTCGCCGGTGACGCCGGCCGCGGCCAGTCCCTGATCGTCTGGGCGATCGCGGAGGGCCGCTCGGCCGCCCGCGGAGTCGACCGCTACCTGACCGGGGCCAGCGAACTGCCGGCCCCGATCCGCCCGACGGACCGCGCCCTGGCGGTCTGA
- a CDS encoding glycoside hydrolase family 35 protein has product MSGLTVAEAGFLLDGRPVRLLSGALHYFRVHEAQWGHRLAMLRAMGLNCVETYVPWNLHEPRPGEFRDVGAVGRFLDAVGAAGMWAIVRPGPYICAEWENGGLPAWLTGEVGTRARTRDERYMARVRAWFGRLLREVAPRRLGRGGPVVMVQVENEYGSYGSDSGYLEELAGLLRAEGVTAALCTSDGPEDHMLTGGSLPGVLATVNFGSRARVAFDALRRHRATGPLMCMEFWCGWFDHWAGEHAVRDAAEAAGVLREILECGASVNLYMAHGGTSFGGWAGANRGGVLHDGRLEPDVTSYDYDAPVDEYGRPTEKFWRFREVLAGYRPGPLPALPPRPAVLAAPAEAALTGWAPLAGVLGALGGPRTVTPVPPTFEELGITRGLVRYEVEVPGPRRPYPMEVRGLRDLAVVYVDGERAGVLTEEEPRLPEPVAGHARVELWVESLGRVSYGPRLGEPKGITGGVLHERQYLHGVGARGLDLDAFADGVAAVPFGPPPGRHAPGLYRGSVTVRGAGDARLELPGRTRGFVWVNGFNLGRYWSAGPQRTLYVPGPVLREGGNEVWVLDLDEGDPDAGAPRLLPV; this is encoded by the coding sequence TTGAGCGGGTTGACGGTGGCGGAGGCGGGGTTCCTGCTGGACGGGCGGCCGGTGCGGCTGCTGTCCGGGGCGCTGCACTACTTCCGGGTGCACGAGGCGCAGTGGGGGCACCGGCTGGCCATGCTGCGGGCGATGGGACTGAACTGCGTGGAGACGTACGTGCCGTGGAATCTGCACGAGCCGCGGCCGGGGGAATTCCGGGACGTGGGGGCGGTCGGCCGGTTCCTGGACGCGGTCGGCGCGGCGGGCATGTGGGCGATCGTGCGGCCGGGCCCGTACATCTGCGCCGAGTGGGAGAACGGCGGGCTGCCCGCCTGGCTGACGGGCGAGGTGGGCACGCGCGCGCGTACGCGTGACGAGCGCTACATGGCCCGCGTCCGGGCGTGGTTCGGCCGGCTGCTGCGCGAGGTCGCGCCCCGCCGGCTCGGCCGGGGCGGCCCGGTGGTCATGGTCCAGGTGGAGAACGAGTACGGCAGCTACGGCAGCGACAGCGGCTATCTGGAGGAGCTGGCCGGTCTGCTGCGCGCCGAGGGGGTCACCGCCGCGCTGTGCACGTCGGACGGTCCGGAGGACCACATGCTGACCGGGGGCTCGCTGCCCGGGGTGCTCGCCACGGTGAATTTCGGCTCCCGCGCGCGCGTGGCGTTCGACGCGCTGCGCCGCCACCGCGCCACGGGCCCGCTGATGTGCATGGAGTTCTGGTGCGGCTGGTTCGACCACTGGGCCGGCGAGCACGCCGTACGGGATGCCGCCGAGGCCGCCGGGGTGCTGCGGGAGATCCTGGAGTGCGGGGCGTCGGTGAACCTCTACATGGCGCACGGCGGGACGAGTTTCGGGGGCTGGGCGGGGGCCAACCGGGGCGGCGTTCTGCACGATGGCCGGCTGGAGCCGGATGTGACCTCCTACGACTACGACGCGCCGGTGGACGAGTACGGCCGTCCCACGGAGAAGTTCTGGCGCTTCCGCGAGGTGCTGGCCGGGTACCGGCCGGGCCCGCTGCCCGCGCTGCCGCCGCGGCCCGCCGTGCTGGCCGCCCCGGCCGAGGCCGCGCTCACCGGCTGGGCGCCGCTCGCCGGGGTCCTCGGGGCGCTGGGCGGTCCGCGGACGGTCACGCCGGTGCCGCCGACGTTCGAGGAGTTGGGGATCACCCGGGGCCTGGTCCGCTACGAGGTCGAGGTGCCCGGCCCGCGCCGGCCGTACCCAATGGAGGTGCGCGGGCTGCGCGACCTCGCCGTGGTGTACGTCGACGGGGAGCGGGCCGGGGTGCTCACGGAGGAGGAGCCGCGGCTGCCGGAGCCGGTCGCGGGGCACGCGCGCGTGGAGCTGTGGGTGGAGTCCTTGGGACGGGTGAGCTACGGGCCCCGGCTGGGCGAGCCGAAGGGCATCACCGGCGGCGTCCTGCACGAGCGGCAGTATCTGCACGGGGTGGGCGCGCGCGGGCTCGACCTGGACGCGTTCGCCGACGGCGTGGCCGCGGTGCCCTTCGGCCCGCCGCCCGGCAGGCACGCGCCCGGGCTGTACCGGGGCTCGGTCACGGTCCGGGGGGCCGGGGACGCGCGCCTGGAGCTGCCCGGCCGGACCCGCGGGTTCGTCTGGGTCAACGGCTTCAACCTGGGCCGTTACTGGTCGGCGGGCCCGCAGCGGACGCTGTACGTACCCGGACCGGTGCTGCGGGAGGGCGGGAACGAGGTGTGGGTACTGGACCTGGACGAAGGTGATCCGGACGCTGGGGCGCCGCGCTTGCTGCCGGTGTGA
- a CDS encoding chorismate mutase: MTTSNTGPGATDPEVRQELERLRDSIDNIDAAVVHMLAERFKATQQVGRLKALHQLPPADPAREARQIARLRRLAENAKLDPAFAEKFLNFIIAEVIRHHERIAEDSQAGQPAHDAPAGD; this comes from the coding sequence ATGACCACCAGCAACACCGGCCCCGGTGCGACGGACCCCGAGGTCCGCCAGGAACTGGAGCGGCTGCGCGACAGCATCGACAACATCGACGCGGCCGTCGTCCACATGCTCGCCGAACGTTTCAAGGCCACCCAGCAGGTGGGCCGGCTCAAGGCGCTGCACCAATTGCCGCCCGCCGACCCCGCCCGCGAGGCCCGGCAGATCGCCCGGCTGCGCCGCCTCGCCGAGAACGCCAAACTCGACCCGGCCTTCGCCGAGAAGTTCCTCAACTTCATCATCGCTGAAGTCATCAGGCACCACGAGCGGATCGCCGAGGACAGCCAGGCCGGACAGCCGGCGCACGACGCCCCGGCGGGCGACTGA
- the pepN gene encoding aminopeptidase N, translating into MSVLTRDEAQLRAEILDVHRYTVELDLTTGDETFDSRTAIRFTARSDGDTFVELKPAELHSVTLDGQPLDPESLTGNRLPLKNLAAGEHELRVHAAMRYSRTGEGMHRFTDPSDGETYVYTQLFMDDVQRVFAAFDQPDLKAVFDVCVKAPEDWTVLANGVTNRRADGVWQAAPTPLISTYLVAVAAGPWHSVRTEHRGLPFGIHCRRSLAPHLDTDADEILTITRACFDRYHEKFEEPYPFDSYDQAFVPEFNAGAMENPGLVTFRDEFVYRSAVTDTERQTRAMVIAHEMAHMWFGDLVTLKWWDDIWLNESFAEYMGYQTTAEATRFTGPWTEFAVTRKAWGYDADQRPTTHPVAPDNVPDTASALLNFDGISYAKGASALRQLAAWLGEKDFLAGINTHFARHKFANATLADFIDSLSSATDRDVHAWADSWLRTTGVDTLTPAVTAADGTCALTVDRTGSRPHRLGAGLYDRDIADEGRLVLRERIDLDIPRAAPQPIGKRPALVLLNDGDITYAKIRFDTASFETLRTGLSGLPDPLTRAVVWNALRDAVRDGELPPAAYLETARAHLPRETDLAVAQGVLAFAAGQLAEQYLAPADRPAALATLTSLCRDLLRRTEDGDHPGLRLIAVRHLIDVAAHAEPIATWLADDTVPGGPELDQELRWRILARLAVLGATDEAAIAAELAGDPSATGQEGAARCRAALPDPEAKRAAWEAMFAGDDLSNYLFTATAQGFWQPEQAELVRPYIPRFYADVAAVAARRGPAIAVAAGRWCFPAHAVDAENLRLGEECLRAGDLTPALRRTLADRLDDLARALRVRGVRTAE; encoded by the coding sequence ATGTCCGTACTCACGCGTGATGAAGCGCAGCTCCGAGCAGAGATCCTCGACGTCCACCGGTACACGGTCGAACTCGACCTGACCACCGGTGACGAGACCTTCGACTCCCGCACCGCGATCCGGTTCACCGCCCGGTCCGACGGGGACACGTTCGTCGAGCTCAAGCCCGCCGAGCTGCACAGCGTCACGCTCGACGGACAACCGCTCGACCCGGAGTCGCTGACCGGGAACCGGCTGCCGCTGAAGAACCTCGCCGCCGGCGAGCACGAGCTGCGCGTCCACGCCGCCATGCGCTACTCCCGCACCGGCGAGGGCATGCACCGCTTCACCGACCCCAGCGACGGCGAGACGTACGTCTACACCCAGCTGTTCATGGACGACGTCCAGCGGGTCTTCGCCGCCTTCGACCAGCCCGACCTGAAGGCCGTCTTCGACGTCTGCGTCAAGGCGCCCGAAGACTGGACCGTCCTCGCCAACGGCGTCACCAACCGCCGCGCCGACGGCGTCTGGCAGGCCGCGCCCACCCCGCTGATCTCCACCTACCTGGTCGCCGTCGCCGCCGGCCCGTGGCACTCGGTGCGCACCGAACACCGCGGCCTGCCCTTCGGCATCCACTGCCGCCGCTCCCTCGCCCCCCACCTCGACACCGACGCCGACGAGATCCTCACCATCACGCGCGCGTGCTTCGACCGCTACCACGAGAAGTTCGAGGAGCCCTACCCCTTCGACTCCTACGACCAGGCGTTCGTCCCCGAGTTCAACGCCGGCGCCATGGAGAACCCGGGCCTGGTCACCTTCCGCGACGAGTTCGTCTACCGCTCCGCCGTCACCGACACCGAGCGGCAGACCCGCGCCATGGTCATCGCCCACGAGATGGCCCACATGTGGTTCGGCGACCTCGTCACCCTCAAGTGGTGGGACGACATCTGGCTGAACGAGTCCTTCGCCGAGTACATGGGCTACCAGACCACCGCCGAGGCCACCCGGTTCACCGGCCCCTGGACCGAGTTCGCCGTCACCCGCAAGGCCTGGGGCTACGACGCCGACCAGCGGCCCACCACCCACCCGGTCGCCCCCGACAACGTGCCCGACACGGCCTCCGCCCTGCTCAACTTCGACGGCATCTCCTACGCCAAGGGCGCCTCCGCGCTGCGCCAGCTCGCCGCCTGGCTCGGCGAGAAGGACTTCCTCGCCGGCATCAACACCCACTTCGCCCGGCACAAGTTCGCCAACGCCACCCTCGCCGACTTCATCGACTCCCTCTCCTCGGCCACCGACCGCGACGTCCACGCCTGGGCCGACAGCTGGCTGCGCACCACCGGCGTCGACACCCTCACCCCGGCCGTCACCGCCGCCGACGGCACCTGCGCGCTCACCGTCGACCGCACCGGCAGCCGGCCGCACCGCCTCGGCGCCGGTCTGTACGACCGCGACATCGCCGACGAGGGCCGTCTGGTGCTGCGCGAGCGCATCGACCTCGACATCCCGCGGGCCGCCCCGCAGCCCATCGGCAAGCGCCCCGCCCTGGTCCTCCTCAACGACGGCGACATCACCTACGCCAAGATCCGCTTCGACACCGCCTCGTTCGAGACCCTGCGCACCGGCCTGTCCGGACTGCCCGACCCGCTCACCCGCGCGGTCGTCTGGAACGCCCTCCGCGACGCCGTACGCGACGGCGAACTCCCGCCCGCCGCCTATCTGGAGACGGCCCGCGCCCACCTGCCCCGGGAAACCGACCTGGCCGTCGCCCAGGGCGTCCTCGCCTTCGCCGCCGGCCAGCTCGCCGAGCAGTACCTCGCCCCGGCCGACCGCCCGGCCGCCCTGGCCACCCTCACCTCCCTCTGCCGCGACCTGCTGCGCCGCACCGAGGACGGCGACCACCCCGGCCTGCGGCTGATCGCCGTACGCCACCTGATCGACGTGGCCGCCCACGCCGAGCCCATCGCCACCTGGCTCGCCGACGACACCGTGCCCGGCGGACCGGAACTCGACCAGGAACTGCGCTGGCGCATCCTCGCCCGGCTCGCCGTCCTCGGCGCCACCGACGAGGCCGCCATCGCCGCCGAACTGGCCGGCGACCCGAGCGCCACCGGCCAGGAGGGCGCCGCCCGCTGCCGCGCCGCACTGCCCGACCCCGAGGCCAAGCGCGCCGCCTGGGAGGCGATGTTCGCCGGCGACGACCTGTCCAACTACCTCTTCACCGCCACCGCCCAGGGCTTCTGGCAGCCCGAACAGGCCGAGCTGGTCCGCCCGTACATCCCGCGCTTCTACGCCGACGTGGCCGCCGTCGCCGCCCGCCGCGGCCCCGCCATCGCCGTCGCCGCCGGCCGCTGGTGCTTCCCCGCCCACGCCGTCGACGCCGAGAACCTGCGGCTCGGCGAGGAGTGCCTGCGCGCCGGCGACCTCACCCCGGCGCTGCGCCGCACCCTCGCCGACCGCCTGGACGACCTCGCCCGCGCCCTGCGCGTCCGCGGCGTGCGCACCGCGGAGTAG